Proteins found in one Sorghum bicolor cultivar BTx623 chromosome 1, Sorghum_bicolor_NCBIv3, whole genome shotgun sequence genomic segment:
- the LOC8085731 gene encoding mucin-5AC: protein MEYERIHEPLPRRQSGGFSPAKLRAMLRGLEKHQRNNGEDTSPEANDSGELDDRRSLECSTSTEMSSNSGHRSRNRAPDDDSFDSESSSSGPPTVKRSTAVAALLPPFSRPTPSKWDDAEKWISSPTSNRTGRAGPTAGTVPKKSALAFPEHGGRPPAVAKVVTDVPTNTGPLVKNSDGLADPDLLKPAHNASIVDEPAPAVRSVSMRDMGTEMTPIASQEPSRTATPIIASSPTSSRTPTPQRTTELSVSNIDSNKMEMSEEELQISTRQEIMDLGERLGKTTIAAWASKEEKTAAHSTSTTAYKAVDINRENRAADWQEAEKAKYLARFQMEEAKIQAWENLQKAKIEAEMKRIEAKIERKRAREQDRLASKLAAVSHRAEAKREAAEVRRNQEAARTEEQAAQIRETGHTPSSFSCWCWCL from the exons ATGGAGTACGAGCGCATCCATGAGCCGCTCCCGCGTCGTCAG TCCGGCGGATTCTCTCCAGCTAAGCTACGAGCAATGCTTCGCGGGCTAGAGAAGCACCAGCGCAACAACGGCGAGGACACGTCGCCGGAGGCCAACGACTCCGGCGAGCTTGACGACCGGA GGAGCTTGGAATGCTCCACCTCCACCGAGATGTCGAGCAACAGCGGCCACAGGTCAAGAAACCGAGCCCCGGACGACGACAGCTTCGACTCGGAGAGCAGCTCATCGGGGCCGCCGACGGTCAAGAGGTCGACCGCGGTCGCCGCGTTACTGCCGCCCTTCTCTCGGCCAACCCCGTCCAAGTGGGACGACGCCGAGAAGTGGATTTCCAGCCCGACGTCAAACCGTACTGGCCGTGCGGGGCCTACCGCCGGAACTGTGCCAAAGAAGTCTGCATTGGCATTCCCTGAACATGGAGGCCGTCCACCAGCCGTTGCTAAGGTGGTCACGGATGTGCCTACCAACACTGGACCATTGGTTAAGAATTCAGATG GTCTTGCCGATCCTGATTTACTTAAACCTGCACACAATGCTTCAATAGTTGACGAACCAGCACCTGCAGTTAGGTCTGTCTCTATGAGAGACATGGGAACAGAAATGACTCCAATTGCCAGCCAGGAGCCTTCCCGGACCGCGACTCCTATAATTGCATCTAGTCCAACTTCTTCTCGGACACCAACTCCACAACGCACCACAGAACTCAGTGTGAGTAATATAGATTCTAACAAAATGGAGATGTCTGAAGAGGAGCTACAAATAAGTACAAGACAGGAAATTATGGATCTTGGCGAAAGGTTAGGCAAGACAACTATAGCTGCATGGGCAAGCAAGGAAGAGAAAACTGCCGCACATTCCACGAGTACTACAGCCTATAAGGCTGTCGATATCAACAGGGAGAATCGAGCGGCAGATTGGCAGGAGGCAGAGAAGGCAAAGTATCTTGCAAG GTTTCAGATGGAGGAAGCAAAGATCCAAGCTTGGGAAAATCTCCAGAAAGCGAAAATTGAAGCTGAAATGAAAAGGATAGAG GCTAAGATAGAGCGAAAACGGGCGCGCGAGCAGGACAGGCTCGCGAGCAAGCTGGCCGCAGTAAGCCACCGAGCGGAGGCGAAGAGGGAGGCCGCGGAGGTGAGGAGGAACCAGGAAGCCGCGAGAACGGAGGAGCAGGCAGCCCAGATCCGAGAAACCGGGCATACGCCTTCCTCCTTctcctgctggtgctggtgcctGTGA
- the LOC110433788 gene encoding uncharacterized protein LOC110433788 — protein METSTAAMMMDHHHRAAPSLSAEEKRRIERVARCVARDRDGGDLTEKLLLRLLGLTRNARRWGFLAPDHPLHPYYLQQKVSERCRILRPRHTAAAADR, from the coding sequence ATGGAGACGTCGACGGCGGCGATGATGATGGACCACCACCACCGCGCGGCGCCGTCGCTGTCGGCTGAGGAGAAGCGGCGGATCGAGCGGGTGGCGCGGTGCGTGGCGCGGGACCGGGACGGCGGGGATCTCACGGAGAAGCTGCTGCTGCGCCTGCTCGGCCTCACGCGCAACGCCCGCCGCTGGGGCTTCCTAGCGCCGGACCACCCGCTCCACCCCTACTACCTCCAGCAGAAGGTCTCCGAGCGCTGCCGCATCCTCCGCCCGCGccacaccgccgccgccgccgaccggTGA
- the LOC110432815 gene encoding uncharacterized protein LOC110432815, which translates to MARVAHLFNRKEGAEMFVVRKRRFVISDDLVIKPASTANTHLLLHQRIVGSGRIDHAIDFEEIEVFVGWTEVVSMLKASFSSKTVFTDTFLPKETEVRAIVNLSTAQNIQHQIYQETDDSAQFSIKVFYDSHEKKVILDNLYVSAVDLDANRVLAGNAIGSYYKQTLLDPSISPLVAVHRSKWAIKKWFCLCSVPATLTGNTALTDVFKSKLEDKKCQLSPRLQQNHFQIFVKLHTGKTITLDVQNGDTIATVKHKINQKAGLQLPAGYPCHLVYGNTLPDSSTLADCNIGKG; encoded by the exons ATGGCCAGAGTGGCGCATCTGTTCAACCGAAAAGAAGGCGCGGAGATGTTCGTTGTTCGGAAACGTCGGTTTGTGATCAGTGATGACCTGGTGATCAAACCAGCATCCACTGCCAATACACATTTGCTGCTTCATCAGAGGATTGTTGGTTCTGGTAGGATTGATCACGCCATTGACTTTGAGGAGATCGAAGTTTTCGTAGGCTGGACAGAG GTTGTATCTATGCTGAAGGCATCTTTTTCGTCGAAGACTGTATTCACTGATACCTTCCTACCCAAGGAAACTGAAGTTCGTGCCATTGTGAACTTGAGCACTGCTCAAAACATTCAACACCAGATCTATCAAGAAACCGATGATTCAGCACAGTTTAGCATCAAGGTGTTCTACGATAGTCACGAAAAGAAAGTTAT TTTGGACAATCTGTACGTCAGTGCAGTTGATCTAGACGCGAATAGAGTGCTAGCAGGCAATGCAATAGGTTCCTACTATAAACAGACGTTGCTTGACCCCAGCATTTCCCCGTTGGTGGCGGTTCATAGATCCAAATGGGCAATCAAGAAGTGGTTCTGCCTGTGCAGTGTTCC AGCAACCTTGACTGGCAACACGGCTCTGACGGACGTGTTCAAGAGCAAGCTGGAGGACAAGAAGTGCCAACTTTCGCCGAGGCTCCAACAAAACCATTTTCAGATCTTTGTGAAGCTGCAcacgggtaagactataacacTGGATGTTCAGAATGGTGACACCATTGCCACTGTGAAGCACAAGATCAACCAGAAAGCAGGACTGCAACTTCCAGCGGGTTATCCATGTCACTTGGTGTACGGAAACACCCTTCCGGACTCGAGCACGCTTGCGGATTGCAACATTGGCAAGGGATGA
- the LOC110433437 gene encoding ALA-interacting subunit 1-like — protein sequence MDPLEMQHDSKKSNKPKYSKFTQQELPACKPLLTPAIVISTFLLVGILFVPIGLASLSASQEIVELVHRYDTSCVPSADKVGFIQDTKTDKSCTRTLTVPKHMKSPIQIYYQIGDFYQNHRRYVKSRSDKQLLYKDAAHLTKDCEPEVYGADGAPIVPCGLIAWSLFNDTYTISVNKKAIEVNKKDIAWQSDKNKKFGSDVYPRNFQNGNLIGGAKLNESIPLSEQEDLIVWMRTAALPTFRKLYGRIETDIMENDQLTVVIQNNYNTYSFGGSKALVLSTTSWIGGKNNFIGVAYLSVGGFCLFLALLFLVLYMIKPRTLGDPSFLSWNRCTLDYPN from the exons ATGGATCCATTGGAAATGCAGCACGACTCGAAGAAATCCAATAAGCCCAAAT ATTCTAAGTTCACGCAGCAGGAGCTTCCAGCATGCAAACCACTGCTAACTCCAGCAATT GTCATTTCTACCTTCTTACTGGTTGGCATCCTATTTGTCCCAATTGGTCTCGCATCGCTTTCTGCATCACAAGAG ATTGTGGAGCTGGTACATAGATATGATACAAGTTGTGTGCCCTCGGCTGATAAAGTTGGGTTCATTCAGGACACTAAAACGGACAAATCATGCACTAGAACTCTAACT GTACCTAAGCATATGAAGAGCCCAATTCAAATATATTACCAGATCGGTGACTTCTATCAAAACCATCGACG GTACGTGAAAAGTCGTAGTGATAAACAATTGCTGTATAAAGATGCTGCACACTTGACAAAAGATTGTGAGCCTGAAGTTTATGGTGCTGATGGTGCTCCAATCGTTCCATGTGGCCTCATTGCTTGGAGTTTGTTCAATGATACATATACAATTTCGGTCAACAAGAAAGCTATTGAAGTGAATAAAAAGGATATAGCTTGGCAGAGTGACAAGAACAAAAAATTTGGCAGTGATGTTTATCCCAGAAACTTTCAGAACGGAAATCTTATAGGTGGTGCTAAGCTAAATGAGAGCATACCG TTAAGTGAGCAAGAAGATCTCATTGTTTGGATGAGAACTGCTGCCCTCCCAACTTTCAGAAAGCTCTATGGAAGAATTGAGACAGATATTATGGAAAATGATCAACTCACAGTGGTTATACAGAACAACTATAACACATACAGTTTTGGAGGGTCAAAAGCACTGGTCCTTTCAACTACATCTTGGATTGGAGGCAAAAATAATTTTATTGGTGTCGCATATCTGAGTGTTGGTGGTTTTTGCCTTTTCCTTGCACTGCTTTTTTTAGTTCTCTACATGATTAAGCCCAG GACTCTTGGTGACCCCTCATTCT